A stretch of DNA from Drosophila virilis strain 15010-1051.87 chromosome 5, Dvir_AGI_RSII-ME, whole genome shotgun sequence:
TTCAGCTAAGAGAGCGCACGGCTAAAGATATATTTTCGTTCTTAACTATGAAAAATCTCTGTTTCCAGTGTACCACAATTGACGCTATTCTGCATTGTATATGTTAATGTTAACTTCACTTTTTGGTCATTTACAACACAGGTACTGTCAAATTATAATAACACTTCAATATTTCGTCGCTTGCATTTTGTAAAATTCAGTTCTTAATTTATGTGATCCGTGATGTTGTTTGTCAATTATTAATCATTGTCCGATTCATAAACAAACATGGATTTTATTGACGATTTCATAGAAGAGTACAAGAATAATCCGTGCTTGTGGAAAGCCGATTCAGCAGACTTTAGAAATCGAACAAAACGACAAGAAGCGTATATCAAATTAATTGCTGTGGCGACTAAACATGGAGAGCTATACAATGTTGAAAGgactaaacaaaaaattaacaatcTTCGGTGTGCATTTCGTCACCAGCTTCGAAAGTATAACGAAGTTAAGAAAAAGGGGGAAAAATATGAACCGTATTGTCCAAAGCGAAGATATTTTGAGTCACTTATGTTTCTAAAAGATGAGGAAATCCCTGAAAAGAAGTTAAAACGGGAAGAATCCCATGCCCTACCCTTACAACATAATATAGATACTACAGTTGTGCAGCCTGAAGCTTGCGATGAGTATTCTGATGCTGAGAGCTTGTCCAAACAATCTAAGAACGAAAACAAATTGTcgcccagcaacagcaacagcgcaaATGATTTCTGTGCCAATATATTTGATGAAGCAGAAGTTGATCCAATTGTCAGTATCCAAAACGTCAATTCCAACCACCAGGCATCAATTAAGGAAGTTGAGGTAATACTGCCAC
This window harbors:
- the LOC6625977 gene encoding uncharacterized protein — encoded protein: MDFIDDFIEEYKNNPCLWKADSADFRNRTKRQEAYIKLIAVATKHGELYNVERTKQKINNLRCAFRHQLRKYNEVKKKGEKYEPYCPKRRYFESLMFLKDEEIPEKKLKREESHALPLQHNIDTTVVQPEACDEYSDAESLSKQSKNENKLSPSNSNSANDFCANIFDEAEVDPIVSIQNVNSNHQASIKEVEVILPPENHNMSERRKSFNTSITNTSNDKINSTVHAADSNRDKRVITRHKYIKNSRKRSSSVSSQVSCDNEMQSGKCRADISNIDLDRLLSLALKNSDNQLDDHFTNFGKIIAHKLRSMENAQAIYAEKIIADVLYQGQMKLLSALSITQFLGVDNTTVYVESPPK